A portion of the Pseudomonadota bacterium genome contains these proteins:
- a CDS encoding monofunctional biosynthetic peptidoglycan transglycosylase, with the protein MPSLLMGWDGAPVSWLRYGPQRSLWVAEGPRMRFGVMFNPRRKKKKINPWPGRLGGLSLFFLGLTAVQVFSFGLFRPPLTLAAASQWVAYAFSRGDCPQTGSWVALDELSPYLRRAVLASEDQRFLKHYGFDFIELGVALRSLQEGGYLRGASTISMQTARTMFLWPARSWLRKLVEAYYTLWLELLWSKEKIFEFYLNSVDWGPAVRGAEAAALKYFNCHARELNSEQAALLAAVLPGPHLWRPHRPTAAVLRRAARIMQEMDKVPLVGLSRT; encoded by the coding sequence TTGCCGTCTTTGTTAATGGGTTGGGATGGCGCGCCGGTGAGTTGGCTTAGATACGGCCCGCAGAGATCGCTGTGGGTTGCTGAAGGTCCCCGCATGCGTTTTGGAGTGATGTTTAATCCACGAAGAAAAAAAAAGAAGATCAATCCTTGGCCCGGACGTCTGGGGGGGCTTTCTCTGTTTTTCCTGGGGTTGACGGCGGTTCAGGTTTTTTCCTTCGGCTTATTCCGGCCGCCATTGACTCTGGCGGCGGCGAGCCAATGGGTTGCTTATGCTTTCAGCCGCGGAGACTGTCCCCAAACCGGATCCTGGGTGGCCCTGGACGAGCTGTCCCCGTATCTGCGCCGGGCCGTATTAGCCTCCGAGGATCAGCGCTTTCTGAAACATTATGGTTTTGATTTCATTGAATTGGGGGTCGCCTTGAGATCTTTGCAGGAGGGCGGCTATCTGCGGGGGGCGAGCACCATCTCCATGCAGACTGCGAGAACCATGTTCCTCTGGCCGGCGCGGAGTTGGTTACGCAAGCTGGTCGAGGCTTATTATACGTTGTGGCTGGAACTGTTGTGGAGTAAGGAAAAGATCTTTGAGTTTTATCTCAACAGCGTGGATTGGGGGCCGGCGGTCCGGGGGGCTGAAGCCGCGGCCCTGAAATATTTCAATTGCCATGCCCGGGAGCTTAATTCCGAGCAGGCGGCCTTACTGGCCGCGGTTTTGCCCGGCCCCCATCTGTGGCGACCGCATCGGCCGACCGCGGCGGTGCTGAGGCGGGCTGCGAGAATCATGCAGGAGATGGACAAGGTGCCATTGGTCGGACTTTCCCGGACTTGA